Proteins encoded by one window of Methanobacterium sp. CWC-01:
- a CDS encoding MTH1187 family thiamine-binding protein produces the protein MICAELTIIPIGTSETSLSGYIAAAVSALEETGITYELSGMGTQLESEDPDELFDAIKKAHEAVFLKGVLRVATSIKIDDRRDADKGLSQKVMAVKEKL, from the coding sequence ATGATATGCGCGGAACTGACCATAATCCCCATAGGAACCTCTGAAACCAGCCTGAGTGGTTATATTGCTGCGGCAGTATCTGCACTGGAAGAAACTGGTATAACATATGAATTAAGTGGAATGGGGACTCAACTGGAAAGCGAAGATCCCGATGAACTCTTTGATGCTATTAAAAAGGCCCATGAAGCCGTTTTTCTGAAGGGAGTTCTTAGGGTGGCTACCAGCATAAAAATAGACGACCGTCGGGATGCGGATAAAGGACTATCCCAGAAGGTTATGGCCGTTAAAGAGAAACTTTAG
- a CDS encoding TIGR00269 family protein translates to MRSLDREVFNQDLFNRIEKVITDYSLIGPDDKVAVALSGGKDSVLTLYALHGFKEKFNFELVAIAIDEGISGYRADGLHIARLHASKLGIELLEKSLKEEMDITLDQAANFHHTACIPCGVFRRYLLNQTASDLGADKLATGHNLDDEVQSFLMSFARADTRRFAKFGPKLDRIHPRMIPRIKPLWEIHEKQVGLWAVLNDLEVHMAECPYAYTSFRSHLKNFLNQLEEKRPGTKMNLLKSFQKSFQFKKSRLKVADLHECQRCGEPSSSLLCKACEIREEITGD, encoded by the coding sequence ATGAGATCCCTGGACCGGGAAGTCTTCAACCAGGACCTTTTTAATAGGATAGAAAAGGTGATAACAGATTATTCACTTATAGGTCCTGATGATAAGGTTGCTGTAGCCCTTTCCGGTGGAAAAGACAGCGTACTAACTTTATATGCCCTTCATGGTTTTAAAGAAAAATTTAACTTTGAACTGGTGGCCATAGCCATTGATGAGGGCATATCCGGTTACCGGGCTGACGGGCTGCATATAGCACGTTTGCATGCTAGTAAATTGGGAATAGAACTTTTAGAAAAGTCGCTAAAAGAAGAAATGGACATCACCCTGGATCAGGCAGCTAATTTTCATCATACCGCCTGCATTCCCTGTGGAGTTTTCCGGCGTTACCTGTTAAACCAGACTGCCAGTGATTTAGGGGCAGACAAGCTGGCCACGGGTCATAACCTGGATGATGAGGTTCAATCATTTTTAATGAGTTTTGCTCGTGCCGACACCCGACGTTTTGCTAAATTCGGACCAAAACTGGACCGTATCCATCCCCGGATGATACCCCGCATCAAACCTTTATGGGAGATTCATGAGAAACAGGTGGGCCTCTGGGCGGTATTAAATGACCTTGAGGTTCACATGGCGGAATGTCCCTATGCTTACACTTCATTTCGATCTCACTTGAAGAATTTTCTTAATCAGCTGGAAGAAAAACGTCCCGGAACCAAGATGAATCTATTAAAATCCTTCCAGAAATCTTTCCAATTTAAAAAATCTCGGCTGAAGGTGGCTGATCTTCACGAATGTCAACGTTGTGGTGAACCATCATCATCCTTGCTATGCAAAGCCTGCGAAATAAGAGAAGAAATAACGGGGGATTAA
- a CDS encoding DUF1922 domain-containing protein, with product MYIIFRCTCGRVNYSKTGFKTKKCVCGKNLKVRDMRIIKKAQNHQEASEIVQQLQEEIHGGAYFTTADKVQR from the coding sequence ATGTACATTATCTTCCGATGCACTTGTGGACGTGTGAATTACTCTAAAACTGGTTTTAAAACAAAAAAATGTGTTTGCGGTAAGAATCTTAAAGTTAGAGATATGCGGATCATCAAAAAAGCTCAGAATCATCAGGAAGCGTCAGAAATCGTGCAACAGTTACAGGAAGAGATTCATGGAGGGGCATATTTCACCACCGCCGATAAAGTTCAGAGATGA
- a CDS encoding TraB/GumN family protein, with the protein MPPEKLKIIGTAHVSQPSVEEVRTAILEGEPDVVAVELDPNRYHNLMNEKNGVNEENKKPKISEIIKGNNLTLFLVSAFLSYFQKKIGDDLGVKPGAEMIVAIESAEQVGAKIALIDRDIQITLQRALNQMSLWEKLKFFYGILGSFFSKDDELEDLESIKEGDALAEVMEYFQKMSPKAYQVLVKERDAYMAQMLLNQEGDVVAVVGAGHQEGIQHYLEHPQEIPPLYQLNQIKKTGFPVGKLILFLIPVIIIIIFLLAFLKGINIQMNLLHFVLLTGGLSFAGSLLAGSRLLSAVVAFLVAPITSIHPLLSAGWFAGIAEAKLRGASMDDLGGLGKCESFKELLGNRLFRVLLVVVGANIGCTIGTLLSISNVILPLFNQLIGF; encoded by the coding sequence ATGCCACCAGAAAAGCTTAAGATTATAGGAACTGCCCACGTGTCCCAACCCAGCGTGGAAGAGGTTAGAACAGCCATACTGGAGGGTGAACCAGACGTAGTGGCTGTGGAACTGGACCCCAACCGTTATCATAATCTGATGAACGAAAAAAATGGGGTTAATGAAGAGAATAAGAAGCCCAAAATTAGTGAAATTATCAAAGGGAATAATTTAACCCTCTTTTTGGTGAGTGCCTTTTTATCCTATTTCCAGAAAAAGATCGGGGACGACCTTGGTGTGAAGCCGGGTGCAGAAATGATAGTGGCCATTGAATCTGCAGAACAGGTAGGTGCCAAAATAGCCCTAATAGACCGCGATATTCAAATAACCCTGCAAAGGGCTTTGAATCAAATGAGCCTGTGGGAGAAATTGAAATTTTTCTACGGGATTCTGGGATCATTTTTCAGCAAGGATGATGAACTGGAGGACTTGGAAAGTATTAAAGAGGGAGATGCTCTGGCGGAGGTCATGGAATATTTCCAGAAAATGTCCCCTAAGGCGTATCAAGTTTTGGTGAAGGAAAGAGATGCTTACATGGCGCAGATGCTACTCAATCAGGAAGGTGATGTGGTAGCAGTGGTGGGAGCTGGCCACCAGGAAGGAATCCAGCACTACTTGGAACATCCCCAGGAAATACCTCCCCTATACCAGCTAAACCAGATTAAAAAAACCGGATTTCCGGTGGGCAAGTTAATATTATTTCTAATACCCGTAATTATCATCATAATCTTCTTACTGGCATTTCTAAAGGGGATCAACATCCAGATGAACCTTTTACACTTTGTACTCTTGACAGGAGGACTTTCATTTGCAGGTTCCCTCCTGGCCGGATCCAGACTCCTATCCGCAGTGGTTGCCTTTTTGGTGGCCCCCATCACCTCCATCCACCCCCTTCTATCCGCGGGATGGTTCGCCGGAATAGCTGAGGCCAAGTTAAGGGGAGCCTCAATGGATGATCTCGGGGGGTTGGGTAAATGTGAGAGCTTCAAAGAACTATTGGGAAACCGTTTATTCCGGGTGCTCCTGGTAGTAGTGGGTGCCAATATTGGCTGCACAATCGGGACCCTACTATCCATCTCTAACGTTATATTACCTCTGTTTAATCAGTTGATTGGCTTTTAG
- the comB gene encoding 2-phosphosulfolactate phosphatase, with the protein MYVSLTLENSYSEDVSIMVDVLRASTTITVALESFEEIIPVLEIDEALSLASHQEAILAGEREGATVKGFDTGNSPVEIKKFQGKTLILTTSNGTRILGSMKGIPMIGSFINAKSVARKALEQANNHIEVVMAGVNGRFAIEDFLGAGAIISHLQSSCTLDEMALASVLASADIEKIEKTVHESLSAANLRQLGFEKDIKFCLKRDASDLVPVYQNGVIEAQK; encoded by the coding sequence ATGTATGTTTCCCTAACTTTAGAGAATTCGTATTCTGAAGATGTTTCTATAATGGTGGATGTACTTCGTGCCAGTACCACCATCACAGTGGCTCTGGAAAGCTTTGAAGAAATCATCCCGGTCCTAGAAATAGATGAGGCTTTAAGTCTAGCTTCCCATCAAGAGGCCATCCTGGCTGGAGAAAGGGAAGGGGCAACTGTGAAAGGATTCGACACTGGAAATTCCCCCGTTGAAATCAAGAAGTTCCAGGGAAAAACCCTGATCCTGACTACCAGCAATGGCACCCGCATACTGGGAAGTATGAAGGGCATCCCCATGATAGGATCATTTATTAACGCTAAGTCTGTAGCCAGGAAGGCCCTAGAACAAGCTAATAACCATATTGAAGTGGTTATGGCTGGTGTAAACGGCAGATTTGCAATTGAAGACTTTTTAGGTGCAGGAGCAATAATTTCGCACCTGCAAAGCAGTTGCACCCTAGATGAAATGGCGTTGGCTTCTGTCTTAGCCAGTGCTGACATTGAAAAAATAGAAAAAACGGTTCATGAATCTTTATCCGCGGCCAATCTCCGCCAACTGGGCTTTGAGAAGGACATCAAGTTCTGCCTGAAACGAGATGCCTCTGACTTAGTTCCAGTTTACCAGAATGGGGTCATTGAAGCCCAGAAGTGA
- a CDS encoding TRAM domain-containing protein, producing MYGEDETQQTAPIAEGEEYEVKIEDVGKEGDGITRVQGFVVFVPDTKVGEEVKIRITSVRRRFAFAEKI from the coding sequence TTGTACGGTGAAGATGAAACTCAACAGACCGCCCCCATTGCAGAGGGCGAAGAGTATGAAGTTAAAATTGAAGATGTAGGTAAGGAAGGCGACGGGATAACCCGTGTCCAGGGTTTCGTAGTCTTCGTACCGGACACTAAAGTTGGTGAGGAAGTCAAAATCAGAATTACTTCAGTTAGAAGACGATTTGCTTTTGCTGAGAAAATATAA
- a CDS encoding methanogenesis marker 7 protein — protein MYETLTYTGGVHKHEEMNELIEDLGGFVLQETVSQMDLVLTLAVPLEDVEKVQEKAKELLGKVRLAPMAGTELAIVSPTLARQHLPHSACDISEYLRRFGAKDNMIGLKRGAGKGISNISEEEKRLIEEHDLAVFALGSFRECILKKTHLFEDLEIPVVVTGAPEIDVDDIPGADAYVSGLGRIPRRLKRGENIRALKKLAEVVEEIINNRRMDMGDDPPIVPSILVKTEIENQVSAIKKVYSPAPVVSQLDGVRVKLDYDQYHEEIENLMVQDYRLGDIADIKRSFMYNYILVKLLSETSLVEPLEQESSQKVTAK, from the coding sequence ATGTACGAGACTTTAACTTATACTGGCGGAGTACACAAGCATGAGGAGATGAATGAGCTTATTGAGGATCTTGGTGGGTTTGTACTTCAGGAAACCGTCAGTCAAATGGACCTGGTATTAACCCTGGCTGTTCCTTTGGAAGATGTGGAAAAAGTTCAAGAAAAGGCTAAAGAACTATTGGGAAAGGTACGGCTGGCCCCCATGGCTGGCACTGAACTGGCCATAGTCTCACCCACCCTGGCCCGGCAGCACCTCCCTCATTCAGCCTGTGACATCTCCGAATATTTACGGCGATTTGGAGCCAAGGATAATATGATCGGTCTGAAGAGAGGGGCTGGTAAGGGTATATCAAATATATCGGAAGAGGAAAAAAGGCTCATAGAGGAACATGACCTGGCGGTATTTGCCCTGGGAAGTTTCCGGGAGTGCATACTCAAAAAAACACATTTATTTGAGGATCTGGAAATACCGGTAGTGGTGACCGGGGCTCCAGAAATTGATGTCGATGATATTCCCGGTGCAGATGCCTACGTGAGTGGCTTGGGAAGAATACCCCGACGTTTAAAAAGAGGAGAAAATATCCGTGCCCTTAAGAAACTGGCGGAAGTGGTGGAGGAAATAATCAATAACCGGAGAATGGATATGGGCGATGATCCTCCTATTGTTCCCTCTATACTGGTTAAAACTGAGATAGAAAACCAAGTTTCGGCCATTAAGAAGGTTTATTCTCCGGCGCCAGTGGTAAGTCAGTTGGACGGAGTCCGGGTCAAACTGGATTATGACCAGTATCACGAAGAAATTGAAAATCTAATGGTTCAAGATTATCGCTTAGGTGATATAGCAGATATAAAGCGTTCTTTCATGTACAACTACATACTGGTCAAGCTTTTATCTGAAACCTCCTTGGTGGAACCTTTGGAACAGGAATCATCCCAAAAAGTCACGGCTAAATGA
- a CDS encoding metallophosphoesterase, producing the protein MKRILQVAGFVSVFFLGLLILNYYILHTLSNLFVLPVNGYFYLLVVLSALFYPVAAVLERILSDRLSGIFYTLAASWVGVSFFLLWGIVIYQILGLFYELPTMLAGAVIVSSTALVSGFSIYNAFWLKIKEFSLPLPGLSREMRVVQLSDVHLGPIRNHSFLGDVVAKCNRLNPDVVFITGDLFDGSSQIDERIIKALNQFKSPVFFTPGNHDYFQGLSEVCNAISLTPIQLLRNKVVQFGELQVVGVDYSYHSGYLKNTLDELEIDKNKPTILLYHLPDDFDVARAAGVDLQLSGHTHQGQFFPFNFLVKLRFPYLGGFYNNGSSFLHVSPGTGTWGPPMRWGSRCEVTLLLLKPI; encoded by the coding sequence ATGAAAAGGATTTTACAGGTCGCTGGGTTTGTGTCCGTTTTTTTCCTGGGACTTCTGATCCTGAATTACTACATTCTTCATACTCTGAGTAATCTGTTTGTTTTACCCGTAAACGGGTATTTTTACCTTCTGGTAGTTTTATCAGCGCTATTTTACCCTGTTGCTGCAGTTTTGGAACGTATCCTGTCGGACCGGCTCAGCGGCATATTCTATACCCTGGCTGCCTCCTGGGTAGGGGTTTCATTCTTTTTACTGTGGGGTATTGTAATATATCAGATACTTGGCCTATTTTATGAGTTACCCACCATGCTGGCCGGAGCAGTAATTGTCTCTTCAACGGCCTTAGTCAGTGGGTTTTCAATCTATAATGCATTTTGGTTAAAAATTAAAGAATTTAGCCTTCCTTTACCGGGTTTAAGCCGGGAAATGCGGGTAGTTCAGTTGAGTGATGTTCACCTGGGCCCTATTAGGAACCATTCTTTCCTGGGGGATGTAGTTGCAAAGTGCAACCGACTAAATCCGGACGTAGTATTCATAACCGGGGACCTGTTCGATGGCAGTTCCCAGATAGATGAGAGGATCATAAAAGCACTTAACCAGTTTAAATCCCCGGTTTTCTTTACTCCAGGAAATCATGACTACTTTCAGGGCTTAAGTGAGGTTTGCAACGCCATATCCCTCACTCCAATTCAATTGTTGCGCAACAAAGTGGTGCAATTTGGTGAACTGCAGGTGGTGGGTGTAGATTACTCCTACCACAGTGGATATCTTAAAAATACACTAGATGAATTGGAGATTGACAAAAATAAACCCACAATACTTCTCTATCACTTGCCTGATGATTTTGATGTGGCCAGAGCGGCCGGTGTGGATCTGCAACTTTCCGGCCACACTCATCAAGGCCAGTTTTTTCCCTTCAATTTCCTGGTAAAATTAAGATTCCCCTATTTAGGTGGATTTTATAATAATGGCAGTTCTTTTTTACATGTTTCACCAGGAACTGGGACCTGGGGCCCACCTATGCGGTGGGGGTCTCGTTGTGAGGTGACTTTGCTGCTTCTGAAGCCAATTTGA
- a CDS encoding DUF134 domain-containing protein, whose product MSRPRRLRRILEEPQIRCFKPEGTNMDSLESVKITIDEFEAIRLRDYHNIQQKRSAEVMGISQPTFHRILSSARKKISKALIEGTPITIIGDDFITDKERYICAICGFKWLNSGKEYHNCPDCQSEDIKLINDDLHPERTDPTLILRKSYGGQGMGAGPPLVCKCPNCGYESRKKRGVPCKNTTCPQCETPLCGVN is encoded by the coding sequence ATGTCAAGACCCAGAAGGTTAAGGAGGATATTGGAAGAACCTCAAATTCGCTGTTTCAAACCTGAAGGTACCAATATGGATTCTTTAGAGTCTGTAAAAATAACAATAGACGAATTCGAAGCAATAAGGCTCCGAGACTATCATAATATCCAGCAGAAAAGATCTGCAGAGGTAATGGGAATTTCGCAACCCACCTTTCACCGGATATTGAGTTCTGCCCGTAAGAAGATATCTAAAGCTTTAATAGAGGGAACCCCCATTACCATCATCGGAGATGATTTTATAACAGACAAAGAACGGTACATATGCGCCATATGTGGATTTAAATGGTTGAATTCTGGAAAAGAATATCATAATTGTCCTGACTGTCAGTCTGAAGATATAAAACTTATTAATGATGATCTTCACCCCGAAAGAACCGACCCAACATTGATTCTAAGAAAATCCTATGGTGGCCAAGGAATGGGAGCCGGCCCACCCCTAGTTTGTAAATGCCCGAACTGTGGATATGAATCTCGCAAAAAACGGGGAGTCCCCTGTAAAAATACCACATGCCCCCAATGTGAAACTCCCCTGTGTGGAGTGAATTAG
- a CDS encoding NifB/NifX family molybdenum-iron cluster-binding protein — translation MTVICVPIMDNQGISSPISQHFGKTPYFALITFENDEIKDIEIVESLGRHAGGTMTPAEAVANTKANILLCGNLGSKAIRMLGEKGIVVYVGASGTVENAFEQLQSGMLNLADDSAGCSGGH, via the coding sequence ATGACTGTTATATGTGTCCCCATAATGGATAATCAAGGTATTTCATCTCCTATTTCCCAACACTTTGGAAAAACACCTTACTTTGCATTAATTACTTTTGAAAATGATGAAATTAAAGATATAGAGATAGTGGAAAGCTTAGGAAGGCATGCGGGAGGTACCATGACTCCTGCCGAGGCGGTGGCCAACACCAAAGCCAACATATTATTATGTGGAAATCTTGGTTCCAAAGCCATCCGGATGCTGGGAGAAAAAGGAATTGTTGTTTATGTTGGGGCATCAGGCACGGTTGAAAACGCATTTGAACAATTACAAAGTGGAATGTTGAATTTAGCCGATGATAGTGCTGGCTGTAGTGGTGGTCATTGA
- a CDS encoding Mrp/NBP35 family ATP-binding protein: MESDENKENERKIAIMEEDIAITKNMAQIKHKIAVMSGKGGVGKSTVSVNLAVAFNQKGYHTGILDADFHGPNVPLMLGVEGKHLDADERGILPVLTKENIKVMSVAFLLPSKDSPVIWRGPKKTGALRQFLGHVAWDELDLLIVDNPPGTGDEPLTVLQSIPFLDGIVIVTTPSPVALEDVEKCVSMAKSLNIPVIGIIENMAGFVCPKCGEESFIFGSGGGERIATKMEIPFLGKLPIDLGNVSDSDEDMHIITQNNNSLFSQRIMEIVDKIEEHIKKRSD; encoded by the coding sequence ATGGAGTCTGATGAAAATAAAGAAAATGAACGTAAAATAGCAATTATGGAAGAAGATATTGCTATCACGAAAAATATGGCCCAAATAAAGCATAAAATTGCTGTTATGAGTGGGAAAGGTGGGGTTGGTAAATCCACCGTTTCTGTAAATCTGGCCGTAGCATTCAATCAGAAGGGTTATCATACTGGTATTTTAGATGCTGATTTCCACGGCCCCAATGTCCCCCTGATGTTGGGAGTGGAGGGAAAACATCTTGATGCTGATGAAAGAGGAATTTTACCAGTATTAACCAAAGAGAACATCAAGGTCATGTCGGTAGCATTTTTACTACCCTCAAAAGATTCTCCCGTAATATGGAGGGGTCCCAAGAAGACCGGCGCCTTAAGGCAATTCCTGGGGCATGTAGCCTGGGATGAACTGGATCTGTTGATTGTGGACAACCCTCCTGGCACGGGAGATGAGCCCCTGACGGTTTTACAGTCCATACCATTCTTGGACGGGATTGTGATTGTCACCACACCCTCCCCGGTGGCTCTGGAAGATGTTGAGAAGTGTGTGTCCATGGCCAAATCATTAAACATCCCGGTGATTGGGATTATAGAAAATATGGCTGGATTTGTATGCCCTAAATGTGGTGAAGAGAGTTTTATTTTTGGCAGTGGCGGTGGAGAGAGGATTGCCACTAAGATGGAGATTCCTTTCCTGGGAAAATTGCCCATAGACCTCGGAAATGTCTCTGATTCAGATGAAGACATGCACATCATTACCCAAAATAATAATTCTTTATTCTCGCAGAGAATAATGGAAATTGTGGACAAAATCGAAGAACATATAAAAAAGAGGAGTGATT